From Flavobacteriales bacterium, one genomic window encodes:
- a CDS encoding DUF5606 domain-containing protein, giving the protein MDLTEIISITGQGGLFKIIARHKNRMIVESLVDGKRIPAYAHQKITTLHDISIYTNDEDRPLKEVFAAILKKENGGPGPDSKSDSETLIKYFEEVAPGYDRDRVYISDIKKVVTWYNLLRTTDYLKEKEEEAESKEEGDKKSADAESKPKKASKPAAEKKAKKPAAGQTSKAPKTSTAKKKASPKATVKNKTGK; this is encoded by the coding sequence ATGGATTTAACTGAAATCATTTCTATCACCGGCCAGGGAGGATTGTTCAAGATTATTGCAAGGCATAAGAACCGTATGATCGTGGAATCACTTGTTGACGGAAAACGTATTCCGGCATATGCCCACCAGAAAATTACAACGCTTCACGATATCAGTATCTATACGAATGATGAGGACCGGCCTCTGAAAGAGGTCTTTGCCGCCATTCTGAAAAAAGAAAACGGAGGCCCGGGTCCGGACAGCAAATCGGATTCGGAAACTTTGATAAAATACTTTGAGGAAGTCGCACCCGGCTATGACCGTGACAGGGTATACATCTCTGACATCAAAAAGGTGGTGACCTGGTATAACCTGCTTCGCACAACAGACTACTTAAAGGAGAAGGAAGAGGAAGCAGAAAGCAAGGAAGAAGGAGATAAGAAATCAGCAGATGCTGAAAGCAAGCCCAAAAAAGCGTCCAAGCCTGCTGCAGAGAAAAAAGCAAAAAAGCCCGCTGCCGGACAAACTTCAAAAGCACCAAAAACTTCCACCGCCAAAAAGAAAGCCTCCCCAAAAGCGACGGTTAAAAACAAAACCGGCAAGTGA